From one Mya arenaria isolate MELC-2E11 chromosome 4, ASM2691426v1 genomic stretch:
- the LOC128232054 gene encoding isocitrate dehydrogenase [NADP] cytoplasmic-like, giving the protein MGKINGGPVVEMQGDEMTRVIWDLIKQKLILPFVELELHTYDLGIENRDATDDQVTIDAANAIKKYNVGIKCATITPDEKRVEEFSLKKMWKSPNGTIRNILRGTVFREAIICKNIPKLVPGWTKSIIIGRHAYGDQYKATDFVVPGAGKLEIKFTPDNGGEPMEYTVFQYEGEGGVALAMYNTDESIKEFAVCSFEYALGKGWPLYLSTKNTILKKYDGRFKDLFEEIYVRDYKTKFEAQNIWYEHRLIDDMVAYAMKSEGGFVWACKNYDGDVQSDSVAQGFGSLGMMTSVLICPDGKTIESEAAHGTVTRHYRMHQQGKETSTNPIASIFAWTRGLAHRAKLDNNKELGQFADSLEAVCIETIEAGGMTKDLAICIKGMASVTRPDYLNTFEFLDKLAENLVKKMGQS; this is encoded by the exons ATGGGCAAAATAAACG GTGGTCCCGTTGTGGAAATGCAGGGAGATGAAATGACCAG GGTGATTTGGGACTTGATTAAGCAGAAGCTGATCCTGCCTTTTGTTGAACTTGAGTTGCACACCTATGACCTTGGCATTGAGAACCGAGACGCGACAGATGACCAAG TTACTATTGATGCAGCAAATGCCATCAAGAAGTATAATGTTGGGATTAAGTGTGCCACAATCACTCCTGATGAAAAGAGAGTTGAAG AGTTCAGTCTTAAGAAGATGTGGAAGTCTCCCAATGGAACAATCAGGAATATTCTGCGAGGAACCGTGTTCCGTGAGGCCATCATCTGTAAAAACATCCCCAAATTGGTTCCAGGCTGGACGAAGAGTATCATTATTGGTCGTCACGCATATGGGGATCAG TACAAGGCAACAGACTTTGTAGTTCCTGGAGCGGGTAAACTGGAGATCAAGTTCACTCCAGACAATGGTGGTGAGCCAATGGAATACACCGTGTTCCAGTATGAGGGAGAAGGGGGCGTAGCCCTCGCTATGTACAACACTGATGAG AGTATCAAAGAGTTTGCTGTTTGTTCATTCGAGTATGCTTTGGGGAAAGGCTGGCCTTTGTACCTAAG CACGAAAAACACCATTCTGAAGAAGTATGATGGTCGATTTAAAGACCTGTTCGAGGAGATTTATGTCCGCGATTACAAGACGAAGTTTGAGGCGCAGAACATCTGGTACGAGCATCGTCTGATTGATGACATGGTGGCATATGCAATGAAGTCTGAGGGTGGATTTGTTTGGGCTTGCAAGAACTATGATGGAGACGTGCAGTCTGATTCCGTAGCTCAAG GATTTGGCTCTCTGGGCATGATGACAAGCGTGCTTATCTGCCCTGATGGTAAGACAATAGAGTCAGAGGCGGCCCATGGAACTGTGACCCGACACTACCGCATGCACCAGCAGGGAAAGGAGACATCCACCAATCCAATAG CTTCCATCTTTGCGTGGACTCGCGGCCTGGCCCACCGTGCCAAACTGGATAACAACAAGGAGCTAGGACAGTTTGCTGACAGCCTGGAGGCCGTGTGTATTGAGACAATCGAGGCGGGAGGGATGACCAAGGACCTTGCAATCTGTATCAAGGGCATGGCCAG TGTGACTCGGCCTGACTACTTGAACACGTTTGAGTTTCTGGACAAACTAGCCGAGAACCTTGTTAAGAAGATGGGACAGAGTTGA